TAGAATACAAGATGAGCGCCGGTAGCAGTTAATGTAAAGGTGTTCAGCATGCGGACAgattaaagagaagaaaacagaaatagatgAATCACCTGACTCCAACATTTTCACGGTGTTGCAACAAATAGAATGACTGTACATTAAATTGTATTAGAGCAGAAATTATTAATCGATTAACTGATTTATCGATCGAGAGAGTTCAAGGAAAACGGCCTGAGACATTTTAGGTTTAAGATTCTCAAATGGGAAGATTTGTTTAATGTATTAATATGATTGTaactgaatatatatatatatatatatatatatatatatatatatatatatatatatatatatatatatgtatatattactGTTGCTAACTATAgaagaattatttttttaaaggttgtttgGTTCTATCAACTATTAACTGAATAATCGTTAATCTGTAATGATAACAATAACCCATAGTTGAAGCTGATTAATGTCGTGATGCCACTAACTAAGGATGAAGCTTCACAAGTATTAGAAATACTGGTGTTGTTTTTGGCAGGTGCAGCCGAGTTCCCCTGCGGAAGAGGCCGGACTGCAGCCCTTCTTTGACTTTATTCTGTCTCTGGACAACAAAAGACTAGTAAGTTCAATGGTTGGCTATTATAAGTAGTGTTAGAGAGTACAGATACCCGCAGTTTTGACTCCTTTCATTGATGTTCACCAGAATGAGGAGAATGAGCTGCTCAAGGAGCTTCTGAAAGCCAACATGGAGAGGGCGGTGAAGATGGAGGTGTACAGCACGAAAACCACCCGAGTTcgtgagctggaggtggttcccAGTAACATGTGGGGAGGACAGGGCCTGCTCGGTGCCAGTGTTCGCTTCTGCAGCTACCAAGGAGCCAATGAGAATGTCTGGCATGTTCTGGTGAGCTTCTTCATCAGTAACAAGGAAACCAAAGCAGATAACCTAACTCTGATTTGAACTTCTCCTTACCCCACTACATTTACTTTTCGTTTACTAACAATTCAATTCCTGTAGGATGTGGAAGCCAGTTCACCTGCTGCGCTGGCAGGGCTTCAGCCACACAGTGACTACATTGTTGGAGCAGATCAAGTGCTGCAAGATGTAAGATGCTTTATTGTCAGCGTTTGGCTTCCTGTCTTTGAATTAGAAGTATTTTTGGAAGATGAGTTGTAGTTACAGTCCGAGTTATTTATTTTCTAGTCAGAAGACTTCTTCTCGCTGATTGAGGCCCATGAAGGGAAGCCCCTGAAGCTGCTGGtgtacaacacacaaacagacgccTGCAGGGAGGTGGTGGTCACACCAAATGGAGCGTGGGGTGGAGAGGGCAGGTATGTGACAATACACAAAGTATTCAGGGTGACTTACTGGAGAAAACCTCTGCTTTTCACCCTTAGTATGTTAATTGTTTTGCCTTTGGGCTGTTCGGGCTATTCAAGATAACATTCACTCCTTTCCATTTCAACgaaaaccaaaacagtttgTCCATAATGCCGGTGTTTGGTGTCACTGGAGATAAAtgctaaacaaagacaaaggtGCATACAGATCAATTCTCTTCtggtctgttttctgttgtttgatttattcagaTAGATCAACCATTGAAGTAATTTACAATGAAGCCTTTTTACATTACACAgtatacatttatgtttttaaaagaacaaatggTTTAATAAGTGGTCTCAAAGCATTCCCAAAATGTTTGCTCGTAGTTTGGGTTGTGGCATTGGTTACGGCTACTTGCACCGGATCCCAGCACTTCCTGAAGCATCGACGGCAAAGCCTCCCACCCCTGTTCCTGAGGAGGAACTGTCTCCAGAGCTGCCAACGCACGGATTCACAGAGGTAAACCTGAATCCACTTTACTACAacagctgcaactgatgattaatttcacttttaattaacTAGTTCTTTCAGCATTATCATTTGTCTGTGTTGCTGCTATTGTAGCTATTTACTTACTTAGTGTACTGTGACATCAGATCAAATTATTGGTAGTAGCAGCTGTTTTCCCGTTTGTTTTCCAGGCACCTTTGATGGCACCTTCAAGCCAAAGTGAAGATGTGTTGGACCTGGAGCAGGTCGCCCTGCAGGAAGCTCCTCTACCTCCACCTATCCAGAGAGTCATGGACCCAGGTCAGTTCAAATACCCATACGGCTTTAGAGGACGTTGATATGCtacatctgtgtctctgtggtggGGATGGACATCACTAGTCTATCAATATCATCATTTGAGACTCTGTATCAATAtcaaggtatttggtcaaaTATATTGTGATTGttgattttgtcacccagtTATTGTATTTCTGAAGTGCCTTAGAGGAGATTTCTAAGTAGTGAGATATTTGTGATTGGTTTATCGCAATATTGACTAAAAATATGGCTTCTTTATTTGGAGACCATACTGCTCTGCCCTGCCCTTTTGCATCTCACTGTATATATAaaagtcttcctctcctgtgtttgcTCCTCAAGGTTTCTCAGACTCTGAAGTGGCGGTGATGACCCCTGACACTGCAGATTTGGTGGACAGACTCGAACTGTCCATGTCGTCCATCGACATGACCAACACCGCACTGGCTATGCATGAGGAGAAGGAAGGTGAAATCTCCGGTGTTGGTAAGTAGGACGGACCAGCAGCAGTTCCTAACAGATACTTGCCACATTTTTTTGGAAAGAACATGACTATGCTTGTATTTCCTGTCGTACAGAGGAGCTCGAGgacagtgtgctgctgtcatCGTCAACAGAAAACCAGACTGACCCACAAGAGCTGAGCTCTCAGGCGGCCATTGACCTCACTTCAGCTCTGGCTTCCAATGACACTTTGTCAGATTCAGGCATCCCACCAGCTGAACCATCTCACCTGCTCACAGAGTCTACAGATGaacccgtctctctctgtgagtCTATCAACAGCCCAACCCCACCTATGGGTGCACTGTCTCCCCTTGTAGAGTCCTCCGAGCCTCCTGCTGAACCCTCTGTTCCTGCGGAGGACCCTCCCTCCCCATCTCCCGTCGATCTCCTCCAATCCTCTGCTGTGAATGAGGTGACGGTGGACGATTCACCAGCGCCAGACGTCGAGGATGAAACAGCGCCAGTGGAGGAGTCAGACGAGCTTCTAGATGTGGCTGATGCTCATCACTGCAGCCATGAGAGTGATGAGGAGGAACCAGAAGAGACGCCTCTTGAGTAAGCTTGAATCAGGCCATAGAAATGCAAAGTGAAGTTGACAATCACTGGGGCTTTTGAAAAGAATATAGTTGATAGGGAATACACGCTGTCTGATTAGCTACACTACAGAAACCAGCTAAAGCATTAGCATATAAGTAAGAAAACACTTTAAGGTACAGTCTGTAGGAACAGCCaatttgttttatgtgtcaGTTTAAAGTTACTGCTCATTTGTACGCCAAGAAGGTTTTAATGTGATGCTTCTGTGCTTGGTGCAAAATTAGATCTTACGGGTGACGAGACTTTGGAACACAAAA
Above is a window of Acanthopagrus latus isolate v.2019 chromosome 21, fAcaLat1.1, whole genome shotgun sequence DNA encoding:
- the gorasp1a gene encoding Golgi reassembly-stacking protein 1a, with translation MGLSQSAEVAEGGTYGYHVHGVQPSSPAEEAGLQPFFDFILSLDNKRLNEENELLKELLKANMERAVKMEVYSTKTTRVRELEVVPSNMWGGQGLLGASVRFCSYQGANENVWHVLDVEASSPAALAGLQPHSDYIVGADQVLQDSEDFFSLIEAHEGKPLKLLVYNTQTDACREVVVTPNGAWGGEGSLGCGIGYGYLHRIPALPEASTAKPPTPVPEEELSPELPTHGFTEAPLMAPSSQSEDVLDLEQVALQEAPLPPPIQRVMDPGFSDSEVAVMTPDTADLVDRLELSMSSIDMTNTALAMHEEKEGEISGVEELEDSVLLSSSTENQTDPQELSSQAAIDLTSALASNDTLSDSGIPPAEPSHLLTESTDEPVSLCESINSPTPPMGALSPLVESSEPPAEPSVPAEDPPSPSPVDLLQSSAVNEVTVDDSPAPDVEDETAPVEESDELLDVADAHHCSHESDEEEPEETPLE